The Salinirubellus salinus genome segment ACGCACCCACCATCGACCCGAAGACCGTCGTCGCGTTCGGGGTCCTGTTCGGCGTGCTGATCCAGATCCTGAACGCCGTCGCGTAACCCCAAACTTTTCTCGTCGGGTTCGCGCCTGCGGCGCGAACCGCTCCTCGAAAACTTTGGATTCGAAAGCGCGGCTCGCTGACGCTCGCCGCGAGTAGCGGCACTGGCCGCTACAGCACTGCACCGCACCGCGACCGCTCCGCCCGA includes the following:
- a CDS encoding preprotein translocase subunit Sec61beta produces the protein MSSSGGGLMSSAGLVRYFDSEDRNAPTIDPKTVVAFGVLFGVLIQILNAVA